The Lolium rigidum isolate FL_2022 chromosome 2, APGP_CSIRO_Lrig_0.1, whole genome shotgun sequence genomic interval GCAGGCGGACGGCGAGCAGGGGCTGGTTCAGGGCAGGGACACCGCGGGGGACGCCTCCTTCAGATTTCACAATTTCTCGCTGCCCAACAACTGGGTCTGATGAAAGCTTAGCTGCACGATGCATCCCATCTTACTGCTGCGCTACAGCAACTTGGTTGATGTACTGTACATAATTTTACATCTCGATTAGTCGGTTTGTGATGAGAAGGAACACTTTGCAGTGTGACAGCTTATTTCGCAGAGTGAAGCATAGTTTTGACCCGTAAAATAGTGGTAtgtttcatttttttaaacacCACATATTACCATGTACACGATGGATTGTAAGCATGATGCTCGTAGACAGCAAGGATGCCATCAGTATCTCTCACCCTTGGTTTCGAAGTTAACAATATTGTATTTATTTTTCACAAGTAACATCAGTTTAGTACACCAGAACATCACACTTAGCATGGACATAGAAGGGTTGCCTAGGGAATCATCCGAGGCAACCTCAGTCTGCAAGCAACGGGGAATGAAGATACAAGTATCAGCTAGCACTATCGCATTTCGCGTTCTGACCATATATGATTCATTGGATCAATTGGCAGCCTACGCACCTATAATGCAACCTTCCCTTTCAGATTAATCGCCGAGAGCTCTTGCTCGACATACTCCCCTGCATACGTTGGCGGATAATTAGGAGCATTGGCTGCTTCAGCAAAGTGGCCCAATGGTTTAAGCGTCGCATCAGAAGCAATGTGCGAGAATAGCTGTTTAGACATAGATAGAAAGGTCAGTTAATACCTCGCTTGCAAGTAGGATTCTGGAAATTATCACAAGGTGAGCAAACATATTATGCGCACTGAGAGTACTTACTGTTGATGAGACCCTCCACAGGCTTCGATTTTGCTCTTTAGCTAATGCTATAGCCTCTAGTGTTCTCTTGGTCACCACTACCTCATGCATTCCAGCTAAACACTCACCACCAGTAAGCCACTCCAACTGTACAGAAAGAAACATCAAAAATAGTGAGATCAAAGATGCATACTTTCATGTGAGCGAGTATTTTAGACCCTTACACTTGATACAAAAAAAATTCAGATATGAAACTGGAGTTTGATTTCTATGATGACAACATGAACCATTTCAGGAAAACCACTATGCATAAGTATATATCCCTTCGTCAACCCATGACTGTAGATCAATTGAAAATGTATCCAGTGAAAATGGCAAAGCTAACCTGTTTCCCTGACTGAATGAGAAGACAGCCAACAGGGACCTTCACGTCCATCTTTTTACCATTTCTTAACCAAATGTTCAGGCCTGGAAATCTACTTCGGCCATGTATGGTCAAGAAATTAAGATCATAATGGAACCCAGCAAAAACAGTGCCTTCAATACCGTGGCGCTCCAGATCACTTCCAGTTGGTGCTAGGAGGTGTGGCCCCTATTCAAACACAAAAATAATTCAGCATTGTCAATAAGATGATTAAAGAACTTCAACATGAACAACACATCATTTTTTAGGAAACATGAATATACTTCTAGTACTGAAAATGCTAAACTGCATGACTGAGAAACGAAAAGATCTCGCACCAGGCCTTTGAACCCAGTAAGGGATTATAATGAATATGCATTAAAACAGTACGGTACCTCCTTCATCAAAGAGCTAAATGCATCCTTTGACAAGCCAAATCCAATCGCAGCCATCTCAGCAACAACCTAGAGAAAAGTATGATAATATCAAACTTCTGAATATTGTAGTATAATATAGAGTTGTCATATATAAACTGCAGGAAAGATCAATTTACAAGAATTGTGGCGCCTTGTATGTACCTCAACTGCAGAAATCATCTTTGCACCCCAGGAATCCATCGTGTCTTTCCACTCCGGCAAGTCATCGGGGATAACAGGTTCTGAGTTCAGTTCCTACACAACATTTAGTCACACAATTCAGCATACGACACGGAAAAATGGTCAGGCGTGATCCGTGAAATCCATTCAGATTCAGACTTCACACGGCACTGAaagggatcatgtgaaatgaggACCTTGAAGCGGGTATTCGACGGGCGAGGGCCCACCCTCCACATGTACCGCCATTTCGGGTCCGGTCCCTTGGGGGTGGCTGGCTGGAACTCGTCCGGCATGCTCTTGATCCTCTCCTGCATCTCCCCGTCGACAAGGCTGCGAGGTACCTCCACACCTTCTGGCGTCACGCCGACCTTGTATCATTTAAAACAGAATCAAAATTCATTATTTTGCAGGAAAGGTCGAATGAAAAATCGATTATCACAAACAGCGTCGGAGTAAGGCAGCACACGTTCAGCCTAGCTTTTGGATGTACCGATCTTTTAAGTGTCTGAATTATCATGGGCGATTTTCTAATGCACTGCAGCAGAGGATCGTACTAGAGAAACTGAACCGGCAACGAGTACTACTGGTCCTATAGCAGGTCGGACCCTACACTCCGATCCCGCCTAATCGCTAATCCGGGTACCGAAAGTCCAAAATTTGCCGGGGAAGCAGCACGGTGAGGCCTGAGGAGGCTACTGCTACATGAAAAGCGTCCATTTTTTTACCTGGTAGTGTAGGTGAGGGCGCTCCTGGAGGCGCTTGGACTCGGCGGATCGGGCGAAGTAGCGCTCGACGACGTCAAGGAAGCGGTCGTTGTCGGCGGCGGAGCAGCGCGGGTCCTTGACCAGCAGCGCCCCCGTGTCCCGGAGGCTGGCGCTCACCGTGGCGCAGAGGGCCCGCACCGCCTCCTCGGCGGCGTCTGCcgtcgccgcgtcgccggcggcgaTCTGCAGGTAGGGCGCGAGATCCACCACGGGGAGGTCCATGTGCCGCGCGGCGGCGGGAGAGGCGAGAGTTAAATTCGCTTGCCGCGCGTGAGAATGCGGGGGATCGGATCGTGGAACCCGCACTGGCTGTGTGTATGTCAGGGTATCAGGGACTACGCAGTAACTGTGGAATAAAATGCGGGCGAAGAGAAATGATGCGTGAAGGAAGGGATTGGAGAGTCCGAGCCGGAACGGCATACCGGGCGCGCAAGGTATCGGTCCGGATGGATAGAGATTCTCCCAGCACGGCATTGCTTGCTTGACTGCAGTGCGGTCACACACGCAAACGAAAAAGCGGCGAAGCGGCTCCTATTTCTTTTGTGTCCACTTTTATGTATAGTCTCACAAATATTACTAGGAAAAAATGTATTGAATTCGTAGAGGTTTGACAAAATGAACCCCAAACTTCAAATCTCTGTCGTTTGTTTGTACCACGAACTAATGAATCTCGGTCTAAATCGAACCTTATACCTATTTTTCAGAGAAGAAAATAAAATTCAAAATTGTTACGGTCATTGATgtccctcctcctctctctctctcacctcaGGTGTCACGCCCTCCTGCTGTCTGCATCGACCGGGAGATGCTCCAATGCAACTTACCTCCACCAATCCCGAACACGCCACAACATCGACTCACCGCAAGCAGCGCAACACCAACTCCGCCTTGCCTCCCGTACAACAGACCAGCCTAGTAGCAATCACAACACCCCTCCCGCCATACATCTGCGGCAACGTCAGGCCAGGAATACACCAGCCCATGGCCGCTCCCTCTCTGTCGCGATGCCTTGCTCGAATTAAGCT includes:
- the LOC124693002 gene encoding uncharacterized protein LOC124693002; translated protein: MDLPVVDLAPYLQIAAGDAATADAAEEAVRALCATVSASLRDTGALLVKDPRCSAADNDRFLDVVERYFARSAESKRLQERPHLHYQVGVTPEGVEVPRSLVDGEMQERIKSMPDEFQPATPKGPDPKWRYMWRVGPRPSNTRFKELNSEPVIPDDLPEWKDTMDSWGAKMISAVEVVAEMAAIGFGLSKDAFSSLMKEGPHLLAPTGSDLERHGIEGTVFAGFHYDLNFLTIHGRSRFPGLNIWLRNGKKMDVKVPVGCLLIQSGKQLEWLTGGECLAGMHEVVVTKRTLEAIALAKEQNRSLWRVSSTLFSHIASDATLKPLGHFAEAANAPNYPPTYAGEYVEQELSAINLKGKVAL